One Nicotiana tomentosiformis chromosome 4, ASM39032v3, whole genome shotgun sequence genomic window carries:
- the LOC138909778 gene encoding uncharacterized protein, protein MSTGKLAKWQILLSEFDIVYITQKAIKGQALADHLAESPVNKDYEPLTIYFPGEEHYPTSAKIRFPCTNTMVEYEACILGIRMAVDRNIKELFVIVNSDLLIHQVNEEWSTKNIKILPYLHCVKELCMKYTKIESKHVPRIQNEFSNALATLSSMIQHPDKNYIDPIEVGIRDQHAYYFHVDEEPDDTWYRDIKRFLEASEYLESATNSQKWGIIRLANHFFLNGEVLYRRTPDLGLLRCVDAVEATRLLEEIHTGTIPQSIIIDNEDNLNSDLMREICEKFRIVNRISTAYRPQMNGAVEADNKNIKRILRKIVDNHSQWHEKLSFALLGYQSNMRTSTGATPHMLVYGTEAVIPAEVEISCLRVIQEPKLNYAKWIQVRHEQLMLIDEKRMDAVCHGQLYQNRVASAFNKRVKSF, encoded by the exons ATGTCTACAggaaagctagctaaatggcaaattcttctcagtgaatttgacattgtgtacataacgcAGAAAGCCATCAAAGGACAAGCCTTAGCCGACCACCTTGCAGAGAGTCCAGTGAACAAGGATTATGAGCCACTCACTATATACTTTCCCGGTGAGGAG CACTATCCAACATCAGCAAAGATTAGGTTCCCTTGCACCAATACTATGGTTGAGTACGAAGCGTGCATCCTTGGGATCAGGATGGCAGTCGACAGGAACATCAAAGAGCTTTTCGTTATAGTGAATTCTGATCTATTGATACATCAAGTTAATGAAGAATGGTCCACCAAAAATATCAAGATCCTTCCATACCTGCACTGTGTAAAAGAGTTATGCATGAAGTACACAAAGATCGAGTCCAAGCACGTTCCAAGGATCCAGAACGAGTTTTCCAATGCTCTTGCAACCTTATCATCCATGATTCAGCATCCAGATAAGAATTATATTGACCCTATAGAGGTAGGAATCAGGGATCAACATGCGTACTATTTTCATGTAGACGAAGAGCCAGATGATACATGGTACCGCGACATCAAAAGGTTCCTCGAAGCAAGTGAGTACCTAGAAAGTGCTACTAATAGTCAAAAGTGGGGGATCATAAGGCTGGCAAATCACTTTTTCCTTAATGGGGAAGTCCTGTATAGGAGGACCCCAGACTTGGGTCtgttgagatgtgtagatgcCGTTGAAGCAACCAGATTGTTAGAAGAAATACACACAGGAAC GATACCCCAGTCAATCATCATTGACAATGAAGAtaatctcaacagtgatctcaTGAGAGAAATTTGCGAGAAGTTTAGAATTGTCAACCGCATCTCTACAGCCTAcaggccacaaatgaatggagcagtTGAAGCAGACAACAAGAACATTAAAAGGATTCtgcgaaagatagtggacaatcatagTCAATGGCATGAGAAGTTATCCTTTGCCTTACTGGGTTATCAAAGCAACATGAGAACATCCACTGGGGCAACACCACACATGTTGGTATATGGAACGGAAGCTGTGATACCCGCAGAGGTTGAGATATCATGCTTAAGAGTAATCCAAGAACCCAAGTTAAACTATGCAAAATGGATACAGGTCAGGCAtgagcaactcatgctcattgacgaGAAGAGAATGGATGCAGTATGCCATGGTCAGCTGTATCAAAATAGGGtggccagtgcatttaacaaaAGGGTGAAGTCTTTCTAG